One Oryza glaberrima chromosome 11, OglaRS2, whole genome shotgun sequence genomic region harbors:
- the LOC127755535 gene encoding BTB/POZ and MATH domain-containing protein 2-like — protein MSAAAADADSPPLLTATAGAAADYCGSADSPAACTIVGKVERVCYNVRVDGYSKTKETTKNGSYIASTEFVAGGQPWRIRYYPNGYSQSTDGHVSVFVDRVGGVDVGLHADVQIDLVARRRHGDDAAPPETEVAGRFRCTFWPDSSFGFQRFISTEKLDKSPWCVRDDGFTIRCDIIVEGPPFVVAVKPSALGWHLGDLLGDADTADVSVVVGGDGGDGEETTFAAHRYVLAARSLVFKAQLFGPMKADNGAAIIRVDDVRADVFRAFLHFVYTDELPPGELDVAGDGDAENAAIMAQHLLVAADKYDLPRLRLVCERKLSESLGAGTAATTLALAEQHGCHDLKEVVLRFIRLPSNMEAVKCSDGFKHLLESCPSLHQELKSRHILS, from the coding sequence atgtccgccgccgccgccgacgccgactcgccgccgctgttgacggccaccgccggcgccgccgccgactactGCGGCTCAGCTGATTCCCCTGCTGCTTGCACCATCGTCGGCAAGGTCGAGAGGGTGTGCTACAATGTCCGCGTCGACGGCTACTCCAAGACCAAGGAGACGACGAAGAACGGGTCGTACATCGCGTCCACCGagttcgtcgccggcggccagccATGGCGGATCAGGTACTACCCCAACGGGTACAGCCAGTCCACCGACGGCCATGTCTCCGTCTTCGTCgaccgcgtcggcggcgtcgacgtcggccTCCACGCCGACGTGCAGATCGACCttgtcgcgcgccgccgccacggcgacgacgcggcgccgccggagacggaggtCGCCGGCAGGTTCAGGTGCACGTTCTGGCCGGACTCCAGCTTCGGCTTCCAGCGCTTTATCTCGACGGAGAAGCTGGACAAGTCGCCGTGGTGCGTCAGGGACGACGGGTTCACCATCCGGTGCGACATCATCGTCGAGGGGCCcccgttcgtcgtcgccgtgaaGCCGTCGGCGCTCGGCTGGCACCTCGGcgacctcctcggcgacgcGGACACTGCCGACGTgtcggtcgtcgtcggcggcgacggcggcgacggcgaggagaccACGTTCGCCGCGCACCGCTACGTGCTCGCCGCGCGGTCGCTCGTCTTCAAGGCGCAGCTGTTCGGCCCGATGAAGGCTGACAATGGCGCCGCGATCATCCGCGTCGACGACGTGCGCGCCGACGTGTTCCGCGCGTTCCTCCACTTCGTCTACACCGACGAGCTGCCGCCGGGCGagctcgacgtcgccggcgacggcgacgccgagaACGCGGCGATCATGGCGCAACATctgctggtggcggcggacAAGTACGACCTGCCGAGGCTGAGGCTGGTGTGCGAGAGGAAGCTGTCGGAGAGCCTCggcgccggcacggcggcgacgacgctggCGCTTGCGGAGCAGCACGGCTGCCATGACCTCAAGGAGGTGGTGCTGAGGTTCATCAGGCTGCCGTCCAACATGGAGGCCGTCAAATGCAGCGATGGATTCAAGCATCTCCTGGAGAGCTGCCCTTCTCTTCACCAGGAGCTCAAATCAAGGCACATTCTCTCCTAA
- the LOC127755822 gene encoding uncharacterized protein LOC127755822, which produces MSPKFSAAGHNWRIAFYPSDGNLVSFYLHLVDGRFSKDVTAEVQFSMLHHRRGDADHEMPYNHRKIVRHTFRSSSSCNNVNMCGVSWFLNAKGKTTAVDVKYTDEDDDDDSIVVRCDIKVMNKPAVFLHADSLEDPGLICHCKDDTCKRLHETLPAMSDDQPVVVNKWAFARFFSCFLA; this is translated from the coding sequence ATGTCCCCCAAGTTCAGTGCAGCCGGCCACAACTGGCGCATAGCCTTCTACCCCAGCGATGGCAACTTGGTCTCCTTCTACCTCCATCTCGTCGACGGTAGGTTCTCCAAGGATGTCACCGCCGAGGTCCAATTCAGCATGCTGCATCATCGCCGCGGCGATGCTGATCATGAGATGCCATACAATCATCGCAAGATTGTTAGGCACACGTTTAGGAGCTCGAGCAGCTGCAACAATGTTAACATGTGCGGCGTCAGTTGGTTCTTGAATGCGAAGGGGAAGACAACGGCGGTGGATGTGAAGTACACTGACGAAGACGATGATGACGACTCCATCGTCGTTCGGTGCGACATCAAGGTGATGAACAAGCCAGCCGTATTCCTCCATGCCGATAGCCTCGAGGATCCGGGGTTGATCTGCCATTGCAAAGATGACACCTGCAAACGTCTTCATGAAACCTTGCCTGCAATGTCTGATGATCAGCCTGTTGTTGTTAACAAGTGGGCGTTCGCAAGATTTTTCTCTTGTTTCCTAGCTTAA